ATACACTTTGATTCCATTTCTTCAGACATGGTTTGCACATTGTGTGCTAGTGCCGCATGTTCTTTGGTTTTTACCATAACTTCTTCGTTCGTTTCTCCTTTAAATTCTTGATCACAATCAATTCCAGCGTCTTTGCATTTAAATACTTTTACCATAATTTATAAATTTACACAGTTGCTAATAAAAACTT
The sequence above is a segment of the bacterium genome. Coding sequences within it:
- a CDS encoding DUF1059 domain-containing protein, with translation MVKVFKCKDAGIDCDQEFKGETNEEVMVKTKEHAALAHNVQTMSEEMESKCISLISDSA